A window of the Lysinibacillus irui genome harbors these coding sequences:
- a CDS encoding DUF4870 domain-containing protein, producing the protein MESKWSKVIIHASAFFAPWLVPIIFFLISSDEEVKAISIQALLFQIVMGVLIAISVVLSFVLIGLPFLLIFGIMLFVVPIIGIVKALSDEPWRYPIVGRWV; encoded by the coding sequence ATGGAGAGTAAATGGTCTAAAGTAATCATACACGCTAGTGCATTTTTTGCGCCATGGTTAGTACCCATTATTTTCTTCTTAATTAGTTCTGATGAGGAAGTGAAAGCAATTTCCATTCAAGCATTGCTATTCCAAATCGTTATGGGAGTTTTAATTGCTATTTCTGTTGTTTTAAGCTTTGTCCTTATTGGATTACCGTTTTTACTTATTTTCGGCATTATGCTATTTGTTGTACCGATTATCGGTATCGTTAAAGCACTGTCTGATGAACCTTGGCGTTATCCAATAGTTGGACGTTGGGTATAA
- a CDS encoding class I SAM-dependent methyltransferase, producing MMEFNNTLANEYEKGIRRTLPSYDAMLRLIQTFYHSTLPEKAEILIVGSGSGNEILQLAEGRPFWSFTGIDPSESMLKIAKERLKSLTNRMSYHQGTILDTQLSTENYDAASLVLVLHFIQDYEDKLSTLKEIAKHLKPGSPFVLVSKYGEPGSIETELQFDLWRSYWLQHTKLSVSDVAEMEKSIRSLSFMREEDIVTLLQKAGFIKPSRFFATTLFGGWVCFKEEH from the coding sequence ATGATGGAATTTAACAATACTTTAGCAAATGAATATGAAAAAGGTATTCGTCGTACTTTACCAAGCTATGATGCAATGCTTCGTTTAATACAAACCTTTTATCATTCTACATTGCCTGAAAAGGCTGAGATTTTAATCGTAGGTTCAGGAAGCGGCAACGAGATTTTACAACTTGCAGAAGGCAGACCCTTTTGGTCATTTACTGGCATTGATCCCTCAGAATCCATGCTCAAAATAGCTAAAGAACGTTTAAAATCACTAACCAATAGGATGTCATACCATCAAGGAACAATACTAGATACTCAGTTATCTACTGAAAATTATGATGCAGCCAGCCTAGTACTCGTCCTTCATTTTATTCAGGATTATGAGGATAAGCTATCGACATTGAAAGAAATAGCAAAACATTTAAAACCCGGTTCCCCCTTTGTCCTTGTCTCAAAATATGGTGAACCTGGTTCGATCGAAACAGAGCTTCAATTTGATTTATGGCGTTCCTATTGGTTACAACATACAAAGCTTTCGGTATCCGATGTAGCAGAAATGGAAAAATCCATTCGCTCCCTTTCCTTTATGCGAGAAGAAGATATTGTGACATTGTTACAGAAAGCGGGTTTTATAAAACCTAGTAGATTTTTTGCCACTACTTTGTTTGGTGGATGGGTATGCTTTAAAGAGGAGCATTAA
- the corA gene encoding magnesium/cobalt transporter CorA, producing the protein MISTIGITKKQQLLKDFPLETIHQQEFEWYWVDFNCPTAEEESLLDSFFHFHPLAIEDCLMRLQRPKLDFYDDFHFFVIHRLNEETLGAEEVNIFASNKYIVTFHKNPVPEIERVQKLLENQPKNWERGTVYLTYQTIDKIVDSYFPLVYKIEDHLNALEGELTYQSNVNAMKIVFEFRSDLLDLRRTILPMRDLLYRVLNSYRFSLNKSERAYFGDIYDHLLKLTEMVESNRELTADMRDSYMAMSSSRMNGIMMTLTIVSTIFIPLTFIAGVYGMNFDNMPELHGQYSYFIVLGIMIIIVIFMLAIFKHKGWFKLFKP; encoded by the coding sequence GTGATAAGCACCATTGGCATTACAAAAAAACAACAACTACTAAAAGATTTCCCTTTGGAAACTATACATCAGCAAGAGTTTGAATGGTATTGGGTTGATTTTAACTGTCCTACTGCAGAGGAGGAATCCTTGCTGGATTCATTTTTTCATTTCCACCCGCTAGCTATTGAAGATTGCTTAATGCGCTTACAGCGTCCAAAGCTCGATTTTTACGATGATTTTCATTTTTTTGTTATTCATCGATTAAACGAAGAGACATTAGGAGCGGAAGAGGTAAATATCTTTGCCTCTAATAAATATATTGTGACATTCCATAAGAACCCTGTACCCGAAATAGAGAGGGTTCAAAAACTTTTGGAAAACCAGCCAAAGAATTGGGAACGTGGCACTGTTTACCTAACTTATCAAACTATAGATAAAATCGTTGATAGTTATTTCCCTCTTGTTTATAAAATTGAGGATCATTTAAATGCACTAGAAGGCGAGCTTACATACCAAAGCAATGTAAATGCTATGAAGATTGTCTTCGAATTTCGAAGCGATTTGCTTGACTTAAGACGTACCATTTTACCAATGCGTGACCTTTTATATCGGGTGCTTAATTCTTATCGATTTTCATTAAATAAATCAGAACGAGCTTATTTTGGAGATATCTACGACCATTTACTTAAATTAACAGAAATGGTTGAATCCAATCGAGAACTTACAGCAGATATGCGCGATAGTTATATGGCCATGAGTTCAAGTCGTATGAATGGTATTATGATGACTTTAACGATTGTGTCGACCATCTTTATACCGCTAACTTTTATTGCTGGCGTCTATGGGATGAATTTCGATAATATGCCTGAACTTCACGGTCAATATAGCTATTTTATTGTACTTGGCATCATGATTATTATCGTTATCTTTATGCTTGCTATCTTTAAACATAAAGGCTGGTTTAAACTTTTTAAACCATAA